In the Hordeum vulgare subsp. vulgare chromosome 7H, MorexV3_pseudomolecules_assembly, whole genome shotgun sequence genome, one interval contains:
- the LOC123410034 gene encoding protein IQ-DOMAIN 9 isoform X2, with translation MGSGDWFKTIISKKKSKRGKSKHAKVAAQRNGANLPQQKPSNAPSSSSDPEDNAALEDWAATRIQNAFRRHKARRTLRCLRGVKRLRIVGQSNPVTKQTSATLSYIQSWNKLQAELRNRRAFMVTEGRNRKKKQENQVKLDAKLQNLQVAWNGGSNTMDEIVARIHLREEAAVKRERAMAYAFNHQWRAKSATSQGNFNYGVGNGGWGWSWMDRWIAARPWEPRSMVTPENPKKGQSKKDNASTNQSALKLQGAISLSNNTNDRKVPKKKSSPSPDKKKPVAKTEQKPVAKTEQKPKVAGPPKAKSNDMKRNQGKQQQPAVPAITA, from the exons ATGGGGTCAGGGGACTGGTTCAAGACCATCATCAGCAAGAAGAAGTCGAAACGCGGCAAGTCAAAGCACGCAAAG GTTGCTGCTCAACGCAACGGAGCCAACCTGCCGCAGCAAAAGCCCAGCAACGCTCCTTCTTCCAGCAGCGACCCTGAAGACAATGCTGCACTGGAAGACTGGGCAGCTACCCGGATTCAGAACGCGTTTCGGCGCCACAAG GCAAGGAGGACGCTCCGTTGTCTCAGGGGTGTTAAAAGACTGCGCATTGTTGGGCAGAGCAATCCAGTTACCAAGCAGACCAGTGCCACATTGAGCTACATACAGTCTTGGAACAAGTTACAGGCTGAGCTAAGGAACCGGCGTGCTTTCATGGTCACCGAAGGGCGCAACAGGAAGAAGAAGCAAGAGAACCAAGTCAAGCTTGATGCGAAGCTCCAAAATCTGCAG GTTGCATGGAATGGAGGCTCAAATACCATGGATGAAATAGTTGCCAGGATACATCTAAGGGAAGAAGCAGCAGTAAAGCGTGAGCGAGCCATGGCATATGCGTTTAACCATCAG TGGAGGGCAAAGTCTGCCACAAGCCAAGGAAACTTCAACTACGGAGTCGGGAACGGTGGCTGGGGCTGGAGCTGGATGGACCGCTGGATCGCTGCACGGCCATGGGAGCCCCGATCTATGGTCACCCCTGAAAACCCGAAGAAAGGGCAGTCAAAGAAAGACAACGCCAGCACAAACCAGTCAGCTCTTAAGCTGCAAGGTGCAATCAGTCTAAGTAACAACACCAATGACCGGAAAGTTCCCAAGAAAAAATCATCTCCCTCTCCTGACAAGAAGAAACCAGTGGCGAAAACGGAGCAGAAACCAGTGGCGAAAACGGAGCAGAAACCAAAGGTGGCCGGCCCTCCCAAGGCGAAGTCGAATGACATGAAGAGGAACCAAGGGAAGCAGCAACAACCTGCAGTTCCTGCGATCACTGCTTGA
- the LOC123410034 gene encoding protein IQ-DOMAIN 9 isoform X1, with amino-acid sequence MGSGDWFKTIISKKKSKRGKSKHAKKVAAQRNGANLPQQKPSNAPSSSSDPEDNAALEDWAATRIQNAFRRHKARRTLRCLRGVKRLRIVGQSNPVTKQTSATLSYIQSWNKLQAELRNRRAFMVTEGRNRKKKQENQVKLDAKLQNLQVAWNGGSNTMDEIVARIHLREEAAVKRERAMAYAFNHQWRAKSATSQGNFNYGVGNGGWGWSWMDRWIAARPWEPRSMVTPENPKKGQSKKDNASTNQSALKLQGAISLSNNTNDRKVPKKKSSPSPDKKKPVAKTEQKPVAKTEQKPKVAGPPKAKSNDMKRNQGKQQQPAVPAITA; translated from the exons ATGGGGTCAGGGGACTGGTTCAAGACCATCATCAGCAAGAAGAAGTCGAAACGCGGCAAGTCAAAGCACGCAAAG AAGGTTGCTGCTCAACGCAACGGAGCCAACCTGCCGCAGCAAAAGCCCAGCAACGCTCCTTCTTCCAGCAGCGACCCTGAAGACAATGCTGCACTGGAAGACTGGGCAGCTACCCGGATTCAGAACGCGTTTCGGCGCCACAAG GCAAGGAGGACGCTCCGTTGTCTCAGGGGTGTTAAAAGACTGCGCATTGTTGGGCAGAGCAATCCAGTTACCAAGCAGACCAGTGCCACATTGAGCTACATACAGTCTTGGAACAAGTTACAGGCTGAGCTAAGGAACCGGCGTGCTTTCATGGTCACCGAAGGGCGCAACAGGAAGAAGAAGCAAGAGAACCAAGTCAAGCTTGATGCGAAGCTCCAAAATCTGCAG GTTGCATGGAATGGAGGCTCAAATACCATGGATGAAATAGTTGCCAGGATACATCTAAGGGAAGAAGCAGCAGTAAAGCGTGAGCGAGCCATGGCATATGCGTTTAACCATCAG TGGAGGGCAAAGTCTGCCACAAGCCAAGGAAACTTCAACTACGGAGTCGGGAACGGTGGCTGGGGCTGGAGCTGGATGGACCGCTGGATCGCTGCACGGCCATGGGAGCCCCGATCTATGGTCACCCCTGAAAACCCGAAGAAAGGGCAGTCAAAGAAAGACAACGCCAGCACAAACCAGTCAGCTCTTAAGCTGCAAGGTGCAATCAGTCTAAGTAACAACACCAATGACCGGAAAGTTCCCAAGAAAAAATCATCTCCCTCTCCTGACAAGAAGAAACCAGTGGCGAAAACGGAGCAGAAACCAGTGGCGAAAACGGAGCAGAAACCAAAGGTGGCCGGCCCTCCCAAGGCGAAGTCGAATGACATGAAGAGGAACCAAGGGAAGCAGCAACAACCTGCAGTTCCTGCGATCACTGCTTGA